TTAATCCAAGTATAGATTGTTCGCCGTTTCAGAACGATAGTCTTTCCAGACCAATCGATAGAGTATAATTGGCTCTAAAACTCAAAACAGATTTGGGCTTACATTAATACTTTGAGGCATCGAACAAGACTGTTTCATCATGGAAAGCAAGAAACTCGATTCCGCTTGAGTTTTTGTTGCAGGCCTGTGCCGGAGCTGGAGAAAAGATAGATTACTTTCTCTTTGGAGAGGCATTACAGCGACAACAGTCCGAATTGATTGAAACTGCCATCGATGATTTCCGAATAATGACCATGAAGCTAACTGGCGAACGGATCCTCATCGAGATCCTGGAACAGCACGCCCCAGAAGCGCTTGCGTTCATGGAGGCGAAGGAAATGCAAAAAGAAGGTGAAACCATCGGACTGGCGATGTTGATATTTGCTGAATTCATCGAACGAGAGAAAAAGGCATTTGTGGACAGCGGGCGCATGACCAACAAAGAATTCAAAGATTACATTCGAAATGTGGACCGATATGACCTCCCGTACTTTGCACGGGCGATCAAACACCGAAACAAAAAGGGTCCGCAATAGGTCCGCAGTCGAACACTCCTGGACCGGAAGCATCTAACATCGAGGAAAATTCTCTATTTGTTTTCAATACGTTCCACGTTTAATTTGCATTGGCCGATATTGCGGACCCTACGGTCCGCAGTCGATGATCACTCAACCTTTTGAAAACAAACCGCACTTTGAACTCTGCTGCCATTTATTTACGGCCAGACAAACCGCTGCCCGTGCCGTTTAATTCTAACAGCTACAGCAGAACAGTAAGAGAACGTTTACCCTTGCAGAACACAATGAGAACAGGTAGCATGTTCTTGATTTGTACTGAGCGATTCTCAGACAAAACCAAACTCAGGGCGAGGAACCGCAGTATGCTGACGCGTAAGCAGTACGAACTGCTCATGTTCATTCACGAAAGACTGAAGGAAACCGGCGTCCCGCCGTCTTTCGATGAAATGAAAGATGCTTTGGACCTCCGCTCCAAATCCGGCATCCACCGGCTGATCACAGCCCTGGAAGAACGTGGCTTCATACGCCGGCTTCCCAACAGAGCCCGCGCCATGGAAGTTGTCCGCTTGCCGGATTCGATCGCGCCGGGTCTGGGTGCGCCGCGTCCAAGAGGCAGCTTCTCTCCAGAAGTGATCGAAGGATCTCTCGGCAAACCGGCACCGGCTCCAGCACCCGCGCCGGAACCTGTTGCAGCATCGACGGAAATCCCGGTCATGGGACGGATTGCGGCCGGTGTTCCGATCGAGGCGATCCAGACCCACAGCCACTCCATCAGCGTCCCGCCAGAACTTCTCGGCAAAGGGGAACATTACGCTCTGGAAGTGCGCGGAGATTCGATGATCGAGGCTGGCATTTTGGACGGGGACACCGTCCTGATCCGCCGGACGGAAAGCGCCGATAGCGGCGACATCGTCGTGGCCCTTGTGGACGACGAGGAAGCAACGCTCAAGCGGCTGCGCAAGAAAGGCCCATCGATCGCGCTTGAGGCCGCCAATCCGGCCTACGAGACCCGTATTTTCGGACCGGGCCGTGTCCGTGTGCAAGGTAAACTTGTTTCTCTATTCCGCCGGTACTGAGGCGTCTATACTGGCAGGCATCTTCAAGAGTTGCCCGCTGCTTCGGTTTTGTAAGTAGTCCCGAGTGGTTTAATCAGCTGATGCGCGCAAGCTGGCGCGCGTGACCGTTCCTTGCTTGTGCCACGGCCGCGGAGGCGCTGGTTTTGCGTACTCGACTGATTGTATTTGGGTTTGGCAAACGACTGCGTTGGCAGTTTTAGCCGGTGCCGGTGTAGTTTGCGGATGCATTACTTGGGCTAGCGCCTCACTTCTTCTTTGAACCGCAGCTTCTATTCTCGCCCCCTTTTTGACCAGCGGGCCCTTCGTTGGGGAGCCTGTTCGACAGACTTGTTCCAGCCAGATGGAGACAGCGCCGCGCGCCTTTCTGATTTCCCGGTCGAACACTTCGGCTGCGCGGCATACTTCTGGCGCGACCATATCGGTCACGATCATATCGGCCTTTTGACAGTCATAAAAAAAGGCGTCCCGGGTTTTGGGCAGCGCGATGTGGATCGGCACGTGCTCAACACCAACTACTCCCCGCGCTGCAAACGCCCGGACAACACAGCCTGAAGGGTCACAAGAGCGCTGATCATCTTTCATCTTGCGCGATTTAATCGCTTCAGCTGACACTCCTTCCCTTTCGAACCAAGTCTCTACGGAAAAAGAACTTCTCGCGCTGGACATCTGTAAACTTCCCTCAAAATCCCGCGCGGCCAATTGAGGCCCGGTTGCCGGAATGTAAATATCTGGCGGGCGCGATATTATCGCAAGCGCAATTCCGATAGACGCAAGACCCAAACAGATCATCCGGAAGCGGCCTGGAGCGAGCAGCAAACCCAAAAAGCCTGCCAACAAAACAGCGGCAGACAGGCCGGTCAAACTGCCCATCCGGCCAAAGTCAGGCGCAATTTGTTCTGTGAACTCGGCTATCCGAATCAGCACCGCCAGACCGGCGCTCATGATCTTGAGTGGGATTGCCGCCAAACCGAACGGCATCAGGACCAGTGCGACCACGCCCATTGGCATTACGATGATCGAAAAAACCGGCATTCCCAGCATGTTACCAACCAGTCCGAAGGGCGCGATCCGGGAAAAATGGTACGCACCGACAATGCCGGTTGCGATCCCGGCGACGAGTGCCGTCACGAACAAACCGGTGGCCCATTTTAGTGCACCGGACAAGAACCAAAAGGGCCCGTTTGCTGATGGGATGAAAATCCTGCGTCTCTTTTGATGCGACCGCCACAGATCATAAACGGCGACCAGTGCGATCACGGCCGCAAACGACATCTGAAAACCTGGATAAAACAGGCGTTCCGGCGCGAGCAGAAGTAAAAACAGGCCGGCGATTGCGACCGATCGCAGCGTCAATCCCCGGCGTCCGGTCATGATCCCCAAAAAGACCAGCGCGATCATAATGAAGGATCTTTGGGTAGCGACCGATGCCCCGGACAGCAGAAGATAAAAAGCTGCCGCGACGAGGGCGAGAACCGCTGAGACCTTATGGATTGGCCAGCGCAGCGCAAGGCCCGGGATGAGTGCCAAGGTGCCAAGACACACAGCATAAGCACCGCCTGCAAAGAGCGCCATATGCAGGCCAGAAATCGCCAGTATATGCGCAAGGCCCGCAGCCCGAAGGCTCTCTTCGGTCTTTTCATCTATACCGCCGCGGTCCCCCACCAAGAGTGCTACCGCAAGAGCAGTTTCCGGGCCTTCCGGCAAAAGCGCCGAAATCCGCGCCGCCAGGTGCTGGCGGAGCCCATTAACATGGCGAACGAGCAGAAGGACCTGAGATGGCGCAGGTCCCTGGACGATCTCAGGAGCTCCGTAACTGAAGCCGCTTGCGCCAATGCCGTCAAAATAGGCGCGGAAGGAAAAGTCATATCCGCCCGGCACCACAGGGCCCATGGGCGGAAACAAGCGGGCCCGGACTTTGATCCAGTCGCCGGGTGCAATGCCCGCATCTGCCGGAATGCGCAACCGGACCCGGTTTGCAAACCGCGCGTCGGTATTGGCTCTGGCATCAACTTCACTGAGGCGGACCACAACGCGCTTGCCGGACCGGGTTTCCTGCACCTTCAAGACTTCACCGCGCAACAGAACTGTCATCGGCTCCGCCAGCCGGGGCGCGTCCACTGCAGCTGTTCGGAGTGTTGCAGTGCTGAGCCCTGCCAAAAGGGCGAGCAAAAGGATCAAAATTCGCGGCAGGCCCATTCGGATGGCATGGGAGCCCGCGAAACCAGCTGATAAAACGAATAGCACGCCAAGAACCGGCCAACTCGGCTCGTCAGGCAACAAGCTGTAGAGAAAAATACCGGCGCTGAAGGAAAATCCGGTCCACAGAAGACCCTGCTTTTGCCAAAACTGCTCCCAATCGTCCGCCGTTCCCGCCCAACCGGCGCGCTGATCAATTGGCCGGTCTTTGCGTTCTCTCCGGGCTCTCAGAAACGCGATCCAGGGCGATGCGTCGGTGGGCCTGCGGCTGTTATCCATGTTTGACGATAAAACTGAAAGGTCACTAACGGGAGCGCCGGGGACACCCCGGTTGTCATCATCGGCGTCTGGTTTCACCTCCCGTACCACCCGCGCTCCTTCTGCCGGGTTTGACGATCGCAGCAAAGCCTATTTTGCCTCAGGCTTGCCTATGCTAAGACCGCGCCACTATCCGTCAGGCGCAGATCCGCGCCTCATTCTGACAGAGACTTTCAAAAAGCACCATGGCACAAGATATCGTCACGCGTTTCGCCCCATCCCCGACCGGATTTCTTCATATTGGCGGTGCCCGCACCGCACTCTTCAACTGGCTGTTCGCCAAGCATCACGGCGGCAAGATGCTGCTGCGCATCGAAGACACAGACCGGGCCCGCTCCACACAAGAAGCGGTCGATGCGCTGATGGATGGTCTTTCGTGGCTGGGCCTTGATTGGGACGGCGAACCGATCTCCCAGTTCTCCCGCGTGGCACGCCACGAGGAAGTTGTTGACCAGATGCTGGAAAACGGCACGGCCTACCGCTGTTATTCCACGCCGGAAGAAGTGGATGCGATGCGCGAAAAGGCGCGCGCAGAAGGCAGGCCGCCACGTTATGACGGCACCTGGCGCGACAAGGATGCGTCCGAAGCGCCCGAAGGCATTGATCCGGTGATCCGGCTGAAAGCCCCGCAAGACGGTGAAACTGTCGTGGACGACATGGTTCAAGGCCGTGTGGTGATCCCGAACAAGGATCTTGATGACTTTGTCCTCCTGCGCTCCGACGGCACGCCGACATACATGCTGGCCGTGGTTGTCGACGATCACGACATGGGCATCACGCATATCATCCGCGGCGTCGACCATCTTACCAACGCGGCCCGGCAGACGTTGATTTTTGATGCCAACGGCTGGGACGTGCCGAAAATGGCGCATATTCCGCTGATCCACGGACCGGACGGTGCCAAACTTTCCAAGCGCCATGGCGCGACGGGCGCCGAAGCCTACCGGGCCCTCGGCTATCTGCCGCAAGCCATGCGCAACTACCTCGCCCGCCTCGGCTGGAGCCATGGCGATGAAGAGATCATGTCGCTTGAGGACATGGTCAAATGGTTCGGCATGGATGCCGTTGGTCAGTCGGCAGCGCGCTTCGATTTCAAGAAGCTGGAAAATCTCAATGGCCATTACATGCGCGCAACCGACGACGCTGAGCTGCTTGAGCATTGGAAGGTCTATCTAGCCCATGCGGGCGATGGGGCGGCGGTCTTGGAATGGATGTCGGACGCGGCCAATGCCCAGACGGCTCTGACGGCCCTTCCCGGCCTGAAGGAACGCGCAAAGACACTTGTCGAACTGACCGACAGCGCGTC
This window of the Roseibium alexandrii DFL-11 genome carries:
- the gltX gene encoding glutamate--tRNA ligase produces the protein MAQDIVTRFAPSPTGFLHIGGARTALFNWLFAKHHGGKMLLRIEDTDRARSTQEAVDALMDGLSWLGLDWDGEPISQFSRVARHEEVVDQMLENGTAYRCYSTPEEVDAMREKARAEGRPPRYDGTWRDKDASEAPEGIDPVIRLKAPQDGETVVDDMVQGRVVIPNKDLDDFVLLRSDGTPTYMLAVVVDDHDMGITHIIRGVDHLTNAARQTLIFDANGWDVPKMAHIPLIHGPDGAKLSKRHGATGAEAYRALGYLPQAMRNYLARLGWSHGDEEIMSLEDMVKWFGMDAVGQSAARFDFKKLENLNGHYMRATDDAELLEHWKVYLAHAGDGAAVLEWMSDAANAQTALTALPGLKERAKTLVELTDSASYLWRQRPLENDEKAIKILTDDARAVLGDLNGVLSGVADWQAEPLEAAVKAYAEDKDVKLGKVAQPLRAALTGRGTSPGIYDVLIALGRDESLARIADQAA
- the lexA gene encoding transcriptional repressor LexA; the encoded protein is MLTRKQYELLMFIHERLKETGVPPSFDEMKDALDLRSKSGIHRLITALEERGFIRRLPNRARAMEVVRLPDSIAPGLGAPRPRGSFSPEVIEGSLGKPAPAPAPAPEPVAASTEIPVMGRIAAGVPIEAIQTHSHSISVPPELLGKGEHYALEVRGDSMIEAGILDGDTVLIRRTESADSGDIVVALVDDEEATLKRLRKKGPSIALEAANPAYETRIFGPGRVRVQGKLVSLFRRY
- a CDS encoding ComEC/Rec2 family competence protein, with the protein product MVREVKPDADDDNRGVPGAPVSDLSVLSSNMDNSRRPTDASPWIAFLRARRERKDRPIDQRAGWAGTADDWEQFWQKQGLLWTGFSFSAGIFLYSLLPDEPSWPVLGVLFVLSAGFAGSHAIRMGLPRILILLLALLAGLSTATLRTAAVDAPRLAEPMTVLLRGEVLKVQETRSGKRVVVRLSEVDARANTDARFANRVRLRIPADAGIAPGDWIKVRARLFPPMGPVVPGGYDFSFRAYFDGIGASGFSYGAPEIVQGPAPSQVLLLVRHVNGLRQHLAARISALLPEGPETALAVALLVGDRGGIDEKTEESLRAAGLAHILAISGLHMALFAGGAYAVCLGTLALIPGLALRWPIHKVSAVLALVAAAFYLLLSGASVATQRSFIMIALVFLGIMTGRRGLTLRSVAIAGLFLLLLAPERLFYPGFQMSFAAVIALVAVYDLWRSHQKRRRIFIPSANGPFWFLSGALKWATGLFVTALVAGIATGIVGAYHFSRIAPFGLVGNMLGMPVFSIIVMPMGVVALVLMPFGLAAIPLKIMSAGLAVLIRIAEFTEQIAPDFGRMGSLTGLSAAVLLAGFLGLLLAPGRFRMICLGLASIGIALAIISRPPDIYIPATGPQLAARDFEGSLQMSSARSSFSVETWFEREGVSAEAIKSRKMKDDQRSCDPSGCVVRAFAARGVVGVEHVPIHIALPKTRDAFFYDCQKADMIVTDMVAPEVCRAAEVFDREIRKARGAVSIWLEQVCRTGSPTKGPLVKKGARIEAAVQRRSEALAQVMHPQTTPAPAKTANAVVCQTQIQSVEYAKPAPPRPWHKQGTVTRASLRASAD